A section of the Methanococcoides sp. LMO-2 genome encodes:
- a CDS encoding 2-amino-3,7-dideoxy-D-threo-hept-6-ulosonate synthase, translated as MAEIGKRIRIERIMHRESRNMVIIPMDHGMSDGPIRGVIDIADSINKVAEGGADAVLMQKGMVYHGHRGYGHDVGLIVHMSASTALGPDPNDKVLVCKVEEAMKMGADAVSIHVNIGSDTEADQLKKLGYVAEQCDEWGIPLLSMMYPRGKKITDPHDPEMVAHAARVGAELGADVIKTVYTGDVDSFRDVVDGCPVPVVIAGGPKTETDEQFLDMISGAMESGARGVAIGRNVFQHPTPTKMTQAITQIVHKGLSVEEALQTLK; from the coding sequence ATGGCTGAAATAGGTAAAAGGATTCGAATTGAAAGGATTATGCACAGGGAAAGCAGAAACATGGTCATCATACCAATGGACCACGGAATGTCTGATGGACCCATCAGGGGAGTAATAGACATTGCAGACTCCATCAACAAGGTGGCTGAAGGCGGTGCAGACGCTGTCCTCATGCAGAAAGGAATGGTATACCACGGCCACCGCGGATACGGCCATGACGTGGGACTCATTGTCCATATGAGCGCATCCACAGCCCTGGGTCCTGATCCAAACGACAAGGTCCTTGTATGCAAGGTCGAGGAAGCAATGAAAATGGGTGCTGATGCAGTATCCATCCATGTGAACATCGGATCAGATACCGAAGCCGACCAGCTCAAAAAACTCGGATACGTCGCAGAACAGTGTGACGAATGGGGAATTCCACTCCTGTCCATGATGTACCCAAGGGGTAAGAAGATCACTGACCCTCACGACCCTGAAATGGTAGCACACGCCGCCAGGGTTGGAGCAGAGCTTGGTGCAGACGTCATCAAGACCGTCTACACAGGTGATGTTGACAGCTTCAGGGACGTTGTTGATGGATGTCCGGTACCCGTGGTCATTGCAGGCGGACCAAAGACCGAAACCGATGAACAGTTCCTTGATATGATCAGCGGTGCCATGGAATCCGGTGCAAGGGGAGTCGCCATTGGCAGGAACGTTTTCCAGCATCCAACCCCCACAAAGATGACACAGGCCATCACACAGATCGTCCACAAGGGCCTTTCTGTGGAGGAAGCACTACAAACACTTAAATGA
- a CDS encoding prephenate dehydrogenase codes for MKMLIIGGTGGMGQWFTKFFLHHGYEVIVWGSSGKTEIAEQMGVKFATDLDKEIGEADVVVITVPIDITARVIKETAPKMKQGSLLMDLTSIKAEPVNAMREFAPEGVEILGTHPMFGPSIPTLQGQIVIMSPTKGRCDKWFPIMHGLFEKSGAHIEIIDPEEHDKFVSVVQGLTHFAYITIGTTFKSLDFDISKSRRFMSPVYEIMVDFVGRILGQNPYLYAHIQMKNEQVLNVHEAFINECNLLSDIVREQDTEAFCKKMTDAAAHFKDTASALHRSDKLINSKIAEFEEMIASAGKERGLLHTYSGVTHVGIIEKVTPLTVTLSRGDRTIALRTENVRLLTDAELKKWKIDTLNHPVRDISALIPAGADPVTIEKVISCDERIVSVSIVDTYSGISDNRLSITYRITILGDLTAAEVQEDIEELLRGLGCGIRGHDPI; via the coding sequence ATGAAGATGCTCATCATCGGCGGAACCGGAGGTATGGGCCAGTGGTTCACTAAGTTCTTCCTGCATCACGGCTACGAGGTGATCGTATGGGGAAGCAGTGGCAAGACCGAGATAGCTGAACAGATGGGAGTTAAATTTGCCACAGACCTTGACAAAGAGATCGGAGAGGCAGATGTAGTTGTCATCACCGTGCCCATAGACATCACTGCAAGGGTCATCAAGGAAACCGCACCGAAAATGAAGCAGGGGAGCCTCCTCATGGACCTTACCTCCATCAAGGCCGAACCCGTCAACGCAATGAGGGAATTCGCCCCTGAAGGCGTGGAGATACTGGGAACACACCCCATGTTCGGGCCATCCATCCCGACCTTACAGGGGCAGATCGTCATAATGAGTCCCACAAAAGGACGCTGTGATAAATGGTTCCCGATCATGCATGGACTCTTTGAGAAGAGTGGTGCACATATTGAGATCATCGATCCGGAAGAGCATGATAAGTTCGTTTCCGTGGTCCAGGGGCTTACCCATTTTGCATACATTACTATCGGAACCACGTTCAAAAGCCTTGACTTTGACATAAGCAAGTCCCGTCGTTTCATGAGCCCGGTATACGAGATCATGGTGGATTTCGTGGGTAGGATCCTTGGTCAGAACCCGTACCTGTACGCCCATATACAGATGAAGAACGAACAGGTGCTCAATGTCCACGAGGCATTCATCAATGAATGCAACCTGCTTTCGGATATTGTCAGGGAACAGGATACCGAAGCGTTCTGCAAGAAAATGACAGATGCTGCAGCCCACTTCAAAGACACGGCATCCGCACTTCACAGGTCGGACAAGCTCATCAATTCAAAGATCGCCGAGTTCGAGGAAATGATCGCATCCGCAGGTAAAGAAAGGGGGCTCCTGCACACCTACTCCGGCGTAACACATGTCGGTATCATCGAAAAGGTCACACCTTTGACAGTAACGCTATCAAGAGGTGACCGAACCATCGCCCTGAGGACCGAGAATGTCAGGTTGCTCACTGATGCGGAACTGAAAAAATGGAAGATCGACACCCTGAACCATCCGGTCAGGGATATCTCCGCCCTGATACCTGCAGGAGCAGATCCGGTTACCATAGAGAAAGTGATCTCCTGCGATGAGAGGATCGTTTCTGTCAGTATTGTCGATACATACTCAGGCATATCCGATAACAGGCTCAGTATTACATACCGCATTACCATACTCGGAGACCTCACTGCTGCAGAGGTGCAGGAAGACATCGAGGAACTGCTCCGGGGACTTGGATGCGGAATAAGAGGCCATGACCCCATCTGA
- a CDS encoding 3-dehydroquinate synthase II, giving the protein MKPKTIWIKADKGNWDDHKERITTGLESGVDYVLVNADEVEKVRELGDIKVAAFAHDDKSGADVVVVGKGGEGDGTKPLSPDPVGSLDMSTAIRLKEKGLTVGAYVVIQNKAYEEFAAQMGKECDFLIIVGTDWKVIPLENLIAGLQESDVQIIAGVRDAEEAKLALETMEHGSEGVLLDSDDPNAIKSTVAVAESSGVEALELVPAKVTKVEPVGMGDRVCVDTCNMMTRGEGMLVGSQASGMFLVHSESEESPYVASRPFRVNAGAVHAYVKVGEKTKYLSELKSGDDVTIVDAQGNQRAGIVGRVKIERRPLMLVEAEVEGNIIKNILQNAETIKLVDTKGEPISIADLKPGDEVMVNYEGGARHFGMKVEETIIEK; this is encoded by the coding sequence ATGAAACCAAAGACCATCTGGATCAAAGCCGACAAAGGCAACTGGGACGACCATAAGGAAAGGATTACCACCGGACTGGAATCCGGCGTTGACTATGTACTTGTGAACGCTGATGAAGTGGAAAAAGTGAGGGAGCTTGGCGACATCAAGGTCGCAGCCTTTGCCCACGATGACAAGTCCGGCGCTGACGTTGTTGTCGTCGGAAAGGGTGGAGAAGGAGACGGAACAAAGCCCCTGTCCCCTGACCCTGTAGGATCCCTTGACATGAGCACAGCCATCCGCTTAAAGGAAAAAGGCCTCACAGTAGGAGCATATGTGGTCATACAGAACAAGGCCTATGAGGAATTCGCAGCACAGATGGGAAAGGAATGTGATTTCCTGATCATCGTAGGAACCGACTGGAAGGTCATTCCTCTTGAAAACCTCATCGCAGGCCTTCAGGAAAGCGATGTGCAGATCATTGCCGGCGTTCGTGATGCTGAAGAGGCAAAGCTCGCCCTCGAGACCATGGAACACGGCTCAGAAGGCGTCCTGCTTGACAGTGATGATCCAAATGCCATCAAGTCCACCGTTGCAGTGGCCGAGAGCTCAGGCGTTGAAGCACTGGAGCTAGTACCTGCAAAGGTCACAAAGGTCGAACCCGTGGGAATGGGTGATCGCGTTTGCGTGGACACCTGCAATATGATGACACGCGGCGAAGGAATGCTCGTTGGCTCACAGGCAAGCGGCATGTTCCTTGTTCACTCCGAATCTGAGGAAAGCCCATACGTGGCATCCAGGCCTTTCAGGGTCAACGCAGGTGCAGTGCATGCCTACGTGAAGGTCGGTGAAAAGACCAAATACCTTTCCGAACTCAAATCCGGCGATGATGTCACCATCGTGGATGCACAGGGCAACCAGCGTGCAGGCATCGTCGGCAGGGTCAAGATAGAAAGACGCCCGCTCATGCTTGTAGAAGCAGAGGTAGAGGGCAACATAATCAAGAACATACTCCAGAATGCCGAGACCATCAAACTCGTGGACACAAAAGGCGAACCCATCTCCATTGCAGACCTTAAGCCAGGAGATGAGGTAATGGTCAACTACGAGGGAGGCGCACGCCACTTCGGCATGAAGGTGGAAGAAACCATCATCGAGAAATGA
- a CDS encoding MinD/ParA family protein, with translation MGITIAVHSSKGGSGKTSFAINLAFAYVSEGKNVCLVDADLKAPSLFNYMFPDSERWLNDVLEGRCGIRDAILEVEDTNTLPGSLCVGYCNPEIESVREMSGKDRKWQAKALKNIMNAKKELFSSGTDVLIIDTGPGVDFTSVNAIAAADYVVMVTKPDKSHQKYMEQVIEGIYIPLTKPYGVIMNKCHSNSPMSISGVNESGVPVLASIPCLCDVAIRGDTEVLTISEPDHPFSKAVFTVVGAIDECLSGE, from the coding sequence ATGGGAATAACTATTGCGGTACACTCTTCAAAAGGTGGGTCAGGTAAGACCTCTTTCGCCATTAACCTGGCATTTGCATATGTTTCTGAAGGTAAGAACGTATGTCTTGTTGATGCAGACCTTAAAGCGCCAAGTCTTTTTAATTATATGTTCCCAGATTCCGAACGCTGGCTTAATGATGTCCTTGAGGGCAGGTGTGGAATCAGGGATGCTATCCTTGAGGTCGAAGATACCAATACTCTTCCCGGTAGTTTATGTGTGGGATATTGTAATCCTGAGATCGAGTCAGTCCGCGAGATGTCCGGGAAGGACCGCAAATGGCAGGCAAAGGCCCTGAAGAATATAATGAATGCGAAGAAAGAGCTTTTCTCATCCGGTACGGATGTCCTTATAATCGATACGGGTCCAGGTGTGGATTTCACTTCTGTCAATGCAATAGCAGCGGCCGATTATGTTGTGATGGTCACAAAACCTGATAAATCTCACCAGAAGTACATGGAGCAGGTGATCGAAGGAATTTACATTCCACTCACCAAGCCTTATGGTGTCATCATGAACAAGTGCCATAGCAATAGTCCTATGTCTATATCAGGTGTGAATGAGTCGGGAGTGCCTGTTCTTGCATCGATCCCATGTCTTTGTGACGTTGCGATCAGAGGGGACACAGAGGTCCTGACAATATCGGAGCCGGATCACCCGTTCTCAAAAGCCGTTTTCACGGTTGTCGGGGCGATCGATGAGTGCCTTTCAGGCGAATGA
- the tpiA gene encoding triose-phosphate isomerase, with translation MRPLIVLNLKTYLEGTGEGAVRIAEACRDVGEASGIEIAVAPQLCDVYRVSSQVDVPVYSQHIDGVGAGSFTGHVFARSVKDAGAVGTLINHSERRLNLADIEASVTAAKGEGLRTIVCTNNIATTAAAAALKPDFVAVEPPELIGSGIPVSKADPEVVRGSVSAVERIDADVKVLCGAGISKGEDLKAAMELGSVGVLLASGIVKAEDPKAALEDLVSLI, from the coding sequence ATGAGACCATTGATCGTATTGAATCTGAAGACCTATCTTGAGGGTACCGGGGAAGGTGCTGTCAGGATCGCTGAGGCCTGCAGGGATGTGGGTGAGGCAAGTGGTATCGAGATCGCAGTGGCACCACAGCTTTGTGACGTTTACAGGGTTTCATCCCAGGTGGATGTGCCGGTGTACTCACAGCACATTGATGGTGTGGGTGCAGGAAGTTTCACAGGCCACGTATTTGCCAGATCTGTAAAGGATGCCGGTGCAGTGGGTACACTTATCAACCACTCTGAGCGCCGACTGAACCTTGCGGACATCGAAGCATCTGTTACTGCCGCAAAAGGCGAGGGACTTCGGACGATAGTTTGTACCAATAACATCGCTACAACAGCAGCAGCAGCTGCATTAAAACCTGACTTTGTTGCAGTGGAACCGCCGGAACTCATCGGTTCAGGCATTCCTGTTTCAAAGGCGGACCCTGAGGTCGTAAGGGGTTCAGTCAGTGCCGTTGAGCGCATCGATGCTGATGTGAAGGTGCTCTGCGGTGCAGGAATCTCAAAAGGAGAGGACCTTAAGGCTGCAATGGAACTTGGTTCCGTTGGAGTGCTCCTCGCATCCGGTATCGTCAAGGCGGAAGATCCAAAGGCAGCGCTCGAGGATCTTGTAAGCCTGATATAA
- a CDS encoding bifunctional 5,6,7,8-tetrahydromethanopterin hydro-lyase/3-hexulose-6-phosphate synthase yields the protein MMFIGEALIGEEPELAHVDLMIGDKEGPVGQAFATGMTQLSAGHTPLLSVIRPNLPTKPSTLIVPKVTVKNMDQAAQIFGPAQAAVAKAVADAVEEGVVPTDQVEDLVIIASVFIHPQAVDYNRIFRYNYGATKLALKRALDNFPDIDTVLEEKDKSSHAIMGFKVSRLWDAPYLQVALDNPNIGAITNVVKQLPKSDHLILEAGTPLIKRYGVDVITKLREIKPDAFIVADLKTLDTGNLEARMVADATADAIVVSALAPIATLNKAIAEAHKTGISAVMDTLNQPDPVAVLEQLDELPDVVELHRAIDIEETAHAWGSIEGIKAIGEKRNKKILVAVAGGVRVDTISDALGAGADILVVGRAITNSKDIKQAADQFIEGLNKPEIDQFRVMTDF from the coding sequence ATGATGTTTATTGGAGAAGCTCTAATTGGCGAGGAACCAGAACTCGCACACGTCGATCTTATGATCGGGGACAAGGAGGGACCTGTCGGACAGGCGTTCGCAACAGGCATGACCCAGCTTTCAGCAGGTCACACACCTCTTCTTTCCGTGATCCGCCCGAACCTGCCTACAAAGCCATCTACACTGATCGTTCCTAAGGTGACAGTGAAGAACATGGACCAGGCCGCACAGATATTCGGTCCTGCCCAGGCAGCTGTTGCCAAGGCAGTCGCTGATGCTGTGGAAGAAGGTGTCGTTCCTACAGACCAGGTAGAAGACCTTGTGATCATCGCAAGTGTATTCATCCACCCACAGGCTGTAGACTACAACCGTATCTTCAGGTACAACTACGGTGCTACAAAACTTGCTCTCAAGCGCGCACTGGACAACTTCCCTGACATCGACACTGTGCTCGAAGAGAAGGACAAGTCCTCACACGCTATCATGGGATTCAAGGTCTCAAGGCTCTGGGATGCCCCATACCTTCAGGTTGCACTTGACAACCCGAACATCGGTGCTATCACCAATGTGGTCAAGCAGCTTCCAAAGAGCGACCACCTGATCCTCGAAGCAGGTACACCTCTTATCAAACGCTATGGTGTGGATGTCATCACCAAGCTGCGTGAGATCAAGCCTGACGCATTCATCGTTGCTGACCTTAAGACACTTGACACAGGTAACCTTGAGGCACGTATGGTGGCAGACGCAACCGCAGACGCAATTGTGGTTTCCGCACTTGCACCTATTGCAACACTCAACAAGGCTATCGCAGAAGCTCACAAGACAGGTATCTCTGCTGTCATGGACACACTGAACCAGCCAGATCCTGTAGCTGTCCTCGAACAGCTGGACGAGCTTCCTGATGTTGTCGAGCTTCACCGTGCAATTGACATCGAAGAGACCGCTCACGCATGGGGCAGCATCGAAGGTATCAAGGCAATTGGTGAGAAGCGCAACAAGAAGATCCTCGTGGCAGTAGCAGGCGGTGTACGTGTTGATACTATCTCCGATGCACTTGGCGCAGGTGCTGACATTCTCGTTGTTGGAAGGGCTATCACCAACTCCAAGGACATCAAGCAGGCAGCTGACCAGTTCATTGAAGGCCTGAACAAGCCAGAGATCGACCAGTTCAGGGTAATGACCGATTTCTAA
- a CDS encoding shikimate dehydrogenase produces MKQVFGVLGDPIAHSISPVMHNAAFEALGMDCTYHAFRVEKQNLGDAIKGAKAMGFGGLNLTVPLKETAIGLIETDPLAARIGAVNTIDFKDGIKGYNTDGIGARKTLEDAGVDIEDKSVLVLGAGGAARAIAFTFTEAGAKVNIANRTPERAMTLAAEVGKVNGFGLDVLDRCLEDTDILINTTTVGMDPNIGDCIVNAEQMHSDLTVFDIVYNPLKTRLLQEAEAAGATPVTGIMMLVYQGAEAFRIWTGVEPPVDVMKKAAMEALRL; encoded by the coding sequence ATGAAACAGGTATTCGGAGTTCTTGGAGACCCCATCGCGCACTCAATTTCACCAGTCATGCACAATGCAGCCTTCGAAGCACTGGGCATGGACTGTACATACCATGCCTTCAGGGTAGAAAAGCAGAACCTTGGCGATGCCATAAAAGGTGCAAAGGCAATGGGATTCGGAGGACTCAACCTCACGGTCCCGTTAAAGGAGACTGCCATCGGACTCATTGAGACCGACCCGCTGGCAGCAAGGATCGGAGCTGTCAATACCATCGACTTTAAGGATGGTATCAAAGGCTACAATACCGACGGCATAGGCGCCCGGAAGACACTGGAAGATGCAGGGGTAGATATTGAGGATAAGAGCGTGCTGGTACTTGGTGCCGGAGGCGCCGCCAGGGCGATCGCCTTCACATTCACTGAAGCCGGTGCAAAGGTCAACATTGCCAACAGGACCCCTGAGCGGGCCATGACCCTGGCAGCCGAGGTAGGTAAGGTCAACGGCTTCGGGCTGGACGTACTGGACAGGTGCCTGGAGGACACTGACATACTAATCAATACCACCACCGTGGGAATGGACCCTAACATAGGAGATTGCATCGTTAACGCAGAGCAGATGCACTCCGACCTCACTGTTTTTGATATCGTTTACAATCCACTCAAGACACGCCTGCTTCAGGAAGCCGAAGCTGCCGGTGCAACACCGGTCACAGGTATCATGATGCTTGTCTACCAGGGCGCAGAAGCATTCCGCATCTGGACCGGCGTGGAACCACCTGTGGACGTGATGAAAAAGGCCGCAATGGAGGCCCTGAGACTATGA
- a CDS encoding transcriptional regulator: protein MTIDNSNEEIVRLLKEISGKLDRILMQGSSNIEPENGIFEVLDVMTLLTLPDHLRETATSLFELGSATAEDLAKKTHKERAVESNYLNQLVRMGHVVKNRSGRKVYFSIGEGLGK, encoded by the coding sequence ATGACCATTGATAATTCTAATGAAGAGATCGTGAGGCTTTTAAAAGAGATAAGCGGAAAGCTGGATCGCATCCTGATGCAGGGTTCATCTAACATTGAGCCGGAAAATGGTATCTTTGAAGTACTTGATGTGATGACATTACTTACACTCCCTGATCATCTGCGTGAGACCGCAACATCTCTCTTCGAGCTGGGATCAGCAACGGCGGAAGATCTTGCAAAGAAGACCCATAAGGAACGGGCTGTGGAGAGCAATTACCTGAATCAGCTTGTGAGGATGGGACATGTTGTAAAGAACCGTTCCGGCAGAAAAGTTTACTTTAGTATAGGTGAAGGATTGGGTAAATAA
- the aroD gene encoding type I 3-dehydroquinate dehydratase, whose translation MVHIGNFDLDKRAALVAAINKDPLTQSKAAASTGADILEIRLDLLGIDTPETAANLLKKLRSDTKLPCIATNRLQAEGGNWDGSEEDRISLLEEILPFTDAIDVELSADPELRKRLIKRAKEAGTTVIISSHDFERTPDKAVIREILERSRQAGADIAKLAVMPNSMQDVLELLEVTLSESNVCTIAMGQLGKHTRIVGPCYGSKLTYASVSNAVAPGQLKVHELKKALEMLQ comes from the coding sequence ATGGTACACATAGGTAATTTCGACCTGGATAAGAGGGCAGCCCTTGTTGCAGCCATCAACAAGGACCCTCTTACCCAGTCAAAAGCAGCTGCATCCACAGGAGCGGATATCCTTGAGATCAGGCTCGACCTGCTCGGAATAGACACTCCTGAAACTGCAGCGAATCTGCTCAAAAAGCTTCGTTCTGACACAAAACTTCCCTGTATTGCAACCAATAGGTTACAAGCTGAGGGAGGAAACTGGGATGGCTCTGAAGAGGACAGGATTTCCCTACTTGAAGAGATTCTGCCATTCACGGATGCCATCGATGTGGAGCTCAGCGCAGACCCGGAACTTCGTAAAAGGCTCATAAAAAGAGCAAAGGAAGCGGGAACAACGGTCATCATATCATCCCACGATTTTGAGAGAACACCTGACAAAGCGGTTATCAGGGAAATCCTTGAGCGCTCCAGGCAGGCAGGAGCGGATATAGCTAAACTTGCAGTGATGCCAAACAGCATGCAGGACGTCCTTGAGCTTCTCGAGGTCACACTAAGTGAGAGCAACGTCTGCACCATTGCAATGGGACAGCTCGGCAAACACACCCGGATAGTCGGGCCATGCTACGGTTCAAAACTTACCTATGCAAGCGTGTCAAATGCTGTTGCACCCGGACAGCTGAAAGTACACGAACTTAAGAAAGCACTGGAGATGCTTCAATGA
- a CDS encoding AAA family ATPase, which produces MKQSELLFKDVLMMNDMWTVKYRPKMLEDVLGNEESLNALGQLVRSGNLPHLVFHGPVNSGKASTAFALARELYGEGYESNFTYFNASDFFDQGKRYLVRDKRFTHIIGTDDPKKIYSSVISIFKTVINEFAGMGSIDADFKVIFIDNVESLDTSAQHALRRIMEKYTRTCRFVLSTTQPSKLISPLRSRGLELFFTYVPDELLRPFIVSVAEQEGISISGDGLDALLYYAEGNVSRALLTLQFASMNNPGKEITGDVLYEESLCEVSENVTELHAAAISHEFLKARKLIDTLLIEEGFTGDEILLQLHSVVMRSDRSEEEIAKAACRIADADAMIIDSANARIHLESLVTELY; this is translated from the coding sequence GTGAAGCAGAGTGAACTGCTGTTCAAGGATGTGTTGATGATGAATGATATGTGGACTGTGAAATACCGCCCGAAGATGCTTGAGGATGTACTGGGCAACGAGGAATCCCTCAATGCCCTTGGACAGCTTGTCAGATCAGGCAACCTGCCACACCTTGTGTTCCACGGGCCGGTTAACTCCGGTAAGGCCTCAACGGCCTTTGCCCTGGCACGTGAACTGTATGGGGAGGGCTATGAGAGTAATTTCACATACTTCAATGCATCCGATTTCTTTGACCAGGGGAAGCGCTATCTTGTTCGTGACAAGCGCTTTACCCACATAATCGGTACGGATGATCCCAAAAAGATCTACTCAAGCGTCATCTCCATTTTCAAGACCGTGATCAATGAGTTTGCCGGAATGGGTTCCATTGATGCTGACTTCAAGGTAATTTTCATTGATAATGTGGAGTCACTGGACACCAGTGCACAGCATGCCCTGCGCCGTATCATGGAGAAGTACACACGTACCTGCAGGTTCGTCCTCTCCACCACCCAGCCTTCCAAGCTGATCTCTCCTCTGCGTTCAAGAGGTCTGGAACTGTTCTTCACCTATGTGCCGGATGAGTTGCTAAGGCCATTCATTGTCTCAGTAGCTGAGCAGGAAGGAATATCTATTTCCGGGGACGGCCTTGATGCCCTGCTGTACTATGCAGAAGGCAATGTTTCAAGGGCACTGCTGACCCTCCAGTTTGCCAGCATGAACAATCCCGGCAAGGAGATAACAGGGGATGTTCTCTATGAGGAATCCCTCTGTGAGGTCTCAGAAAACGTAACCGAACTGCATGCAGCAGCTATTTCCCATGAGTTCCTGAAAGCCAGGAAGCTGATCGACACTCTTCTTATCGAGGAAGGGTTTACCGGTGATGAGATCCTTCTACAATTGCATTCGGTTGTCATGAGATCTGACCGCAGCGAGGAAGAGATCGCAAAGGCAGCATGCAGGATAGCCGATGCAGATGCAATGATCATTGACAGTGCAAACGCAAGGATCCATCTGGAATCACTTGTTACGGAACTTTACTGA
- a CDS encoding tRNA uridine(34) 5-carboxymethylaminomethyl modification radical SAM/GNAT enzyme Elp3 translates to MTSEADDNFRAACRKLLDMVLEGRVSGNLELNEAKKAVSKEFRLSTLPKNPDIIMVGDEEEQKKVRDTLRRKPVRTISGVAVIAAMTSPCACPHGVCVPCPGGPNSTFNSPQSYMGREPATMRAMQYEYDPYRIVSGRLSQLKQIGHEVDKAELIVMGGTFSARAIDYQEWFTKRCLEAMNDFSGTEWRDDVQLIGKTNPYVTVEDVQKANETAAIRNTGITFETRPDWTDQGHVDRMLELGATKVEIGVQSVYDFVLERMRRGHTVQETVESNRMLRDSALKVGFHMMPHLPGVDSARDLRGFKRLFTDGKFMPDYLKIYPTLVTEGTQLHEMWERGEYEALDDEAAVELLADIKAILPKWVRMQRIQRDIPSPQILAGVRKSNIRQLAKERLEARGGRCRCIRCREVGHNVLKGNEPDPDSIELTVDTYESCGGKEHFISFEDTTKDILIGFLRLRFPNSPHRYELQDSALVRELHVYGSMVPVGRGAAGTDWQHRGYGAELLENAEDISREAGYSKVSIISGIGVREYYRKFGYYRDGVYMSKDL, encoded by the coding sequence ATGACATCTGAAGCTGATGATAATTTCAGGGCCGCATGCAGAAAATTGCTGGACATGGTCCTTGAGGGCAGGGTCTCTGGCAATCTGGAGCTCAATGAGGCTAAGAAGGCTGTAAGCAAAGAGTTCAGGCTTTCAACCCTTCCGAAGAACCCTGACATAATCATGGTGGGGGATGAGGAAGAGCAGAAGAAGGTACGTGATACCCTTCGCCGCAAACCTGTGCGTACGATCTCAGGCGTTGCGGTAATTGCAGCCATGACATCTCCCTGTGCATGTCCGCACGGTGTATGTGTGCCGTGTCCGGGAGGCCCGAACTCCACATTCAATTCTCCCCAGAGCTATATGGGCAGGGAACCGGCTACGATGCGGGCCATGCAGTATGAGTATGATCCCTACAGGATAGTCTCAGGTCGCCTCTCCCAGCTGAAACAGATCGGGCATGAGGTTGACAAGGCCGAGCTGATCGTCATGGGCGGTACGTTCTCTGCCCGGGCCATCGATTACCAGGAATGGTTCACAAAACGCTGTCTTGAGGCGATGAACGATTTCTCGGGAACTGAGTGGCGTGATGATGTCCAGCTTATCGGAAAGACCAATCCCTACGTGACCGTGGAGGATGTGCAGAAGGCCAATGAGACCGCAGCCATCAGGAACACAGGTATCACTTTTGAAACGCGTCCGGACTGGACGGATCAGGGGCATGTGGATCGCATGCTGGAACTTGGTGCCACGAAGGTGGAGATCGGTGTCCAGAGTGTATATGATTTCGTGCTTGAGAGGATGAGGAGGGGACACACGGTTCAGGAGACAGTTGAGTCGAACCGGATGCTCAGGGACAGTGCGCTTAAGGTCGGGTTCCATATGATGCCTCATCTTCCGGGAGTGGATTCTGCAAGAGACCTTCGGGGTTTCAAGAGGCTTTTTACGGACGGCAAGTTCATGCCAGACTACCTTAAGATATATCCCACGCTTGTCACAGAGGGCACGCAGCTTCACGAGATGTGGGAGCGGGGCGAGTATGAGGCCCTGGACGATGAGGCTGCAGTGGAGCTTCTCGCAGACATCAAGGCTATCCTGCCAAAGTGGGTAAGGATGCAGCGCATACAGAGGGATATCCCATCTCCGCAGATCCTTGCAGGTGTCCGGAAGAGCAATATTCGTCAGCTTGCAAAAGAGAGGCTTGAGGCAAGAGGTGGCAGATGCAGGTGTATCCGTTGCAGGGAGGTCGGTCACAATGTGCTCAAGGGCAATGAGCCGGATCCTGACAGCATTGAGCTTACTGTGGATACCTATGAGTCCTGTGGCGGTAAGGAACATTTCATCTCATTCGAGGATACGACGAAAGATATTTTGATAGGTTTCCTCAGGTTGCGCTTCCCGAATTCTCCTCACAGGTATGAACTGCAGGATTCTGCACTTGTAAGGGAATTGCATGTTTATGGTTCCATGGTGCCTGTGGGCAGGGGGGCCGCCGGTACGGACTGGCAGCATCGTGGATATGGTGCGGAACTTCTGGAGAATGCTGAGGATATTTCACGGGAGGCCGGTTACTCTAAGGTATCGATCATCAGTGGTATCGGTGTCCGGGAATATTATCGCAAGTTCGGATACTATCGTGATGGTGTCTATATGTCAAAGGACCTTTGA